CACGAGTGGGACGGGCTGCTCGGCTCCGACGAGCTGGTGGCGCGGCTGGCGCAGGTGCCCGACGGGCAGTTCCAGACGTTCGCCGCCTCCACGGGCGGCTACATCAGGGAGCGCCTGTTCCAGGGGCTCGACGTGCCGCACTCGGACGAGGAGCTGCGGCGCATCGTGGGCGGCTCGCGGGCGGGCCACGAGCCGCGCAAGGTCTACGCCGCCTATCACCGGGCGCTCGGCAACCGGGGCGCGCCCACGGTCGTCCTCGTGCAGACCGTCAAGGGCTGGATGCTCGGCTCCGGCATCGAGGCGCGCAACGCCAACCACCAGATGAAGAAGCTCACCCAGGACGAGTTCCGCGTGCTGCGCGACCGCCTGGGGCTGCCGGTGACGGACGAGGCGCTGGCGGGCGAGCTGCCGCCGTACGCGCACCCGGGCCCCGACTCCCCCGAGGCCCGCTACGCGGCCGAGCGGCGCCGCGCCCTGGGCGGTGCGGTGCCCCGCCGCACGGTCGCCGCCAAGCCGCTGCCCGAGCCGGGCGAGCGCGCGTTCCGTGCGCTGGAGAAGGGCTCCACGCAGCCGGTGGCCACCACGATGGCGCTGGTACGGCTGGTCAAGGACCTGATGAAGGAGCCGGAGACCGGGCGCCGCTGGGTGCCGATCGTGCCCGACGAGGCCAGGACGTTCGGCATGGAGTCGCTGTTCCCCACGGCCAAGATCTACTCCCCGCTGGGCCAGCGCTACGAGTCCGTGGACAGGGAGCTGCTGCTGGCCTACAAAGAGGCCACCGACGGGCAACTGCTCATCGAGGGCATCACCGAGGCGGGCTCGATGGCCTCCTTCGCCGCCGCCGCGTCCAGCTACGCCACGCACGGCGAGCCGATGATCCCGCTCTACATCTTCTACGCCATGTTCGGCTTCCAGCGGACCGGCGACCAGATGTGGGCGCTGGCGGACCAGCTCGGCCGGGGTTTCCTGGTCGGGGCCACCGCCGGCCGCACCACGATGACCGGCGAGGGCCTCCAGCACGCCGACGGCCACTCCCAGCTGCTGGCCTCGGCCAACCCGGCCTGCGTCGCCTACGACCCCGCCTTCGCGTACGAGGTGGGCACGATCGTCCGCGACGGCCTGCGGCGCATGTACGGCACGACCCCCGAGGACGTGTTCTACTACCTGACCGTCTACAACGAGCCGCTCCCGCAGCCCGCCATGCCGGAAGGCGTCGAGGAGGGCATCCTGCGCGGCATCTACCGCTACCAGGAGGGCGGCGGCCAGGCCCACCTGCTGGCCAGCGGCACCGCCATCCACTGGGCGCTGGAGGCGCAGCGCCTGCTCCAGGAGGACTACGGCCTCGGCGTGGACGTCTGGTCCGTCACCTCGTGGAGCGAGCTGCGCCGCGACGCCATGACCAGCTCCGGCGTGCCGTACCTCCGGCAGGCCCTGGCAGGGGCGCGGGGGCCGGTGATCGCGGTCAGCGACTGGATGCGCGCGGTGCCCGACCAGATCCGCCCGTGGATCGACCAGCCGTGGACCTCCCTCGGCACCGACGGGTTCGGCCTGTCGGGCACCCGCGAGTCCGTGCGCAGGCACTTCGGCGTCGATCCCCGCTCGATCGCCGACGCCGTGTTCAAGGCCGTGGAGGAGCAGGCCAGGCACTGATCAGTCGAGACAGAACTCGTTGCCCTCCGGGTCGGCCATGATGAGGTGGCCGAAGTGGAGCGGCGGGGCGGGGTCCTGCCGGTGCAGGCGGGTGGCGCCGTGGGCGACGAGCCGGTCGGCCTCCGACTCCAGGGCCGCCATCCGCGCCTCGTCCGAGAGGCCGGGGGCGGCCCGCAGGTCGAGGTGCAGGCGGTTCTTGGCCTGCTTGCCCTCGGGCACCCGCTGGAAGAACAGCCGGGGGCCCGAGCCGTCGGGGTCCACCACCGCCGAGGCGTCGTTGCGGCGCTCCGGCGGCACGCCCCAGGCGTCCAGGGCCTGCTCCCACGACTCGAAGCCCGGAGGCGGGCCGTCCAGCCGGTAGTGGAGGGCCTCGGCCCAGAACGCGGCCAGCTTCGCCGGGTCGCCGCAGTCGAAGGTGATCTGTATCTCGCGGGCCATGTCAGCTCGCCTCCCGTCGGGTGTGCAGGTAGAGGTCGCGCAGCAGGCAGACCTCGGACAGATGGTGGATCAGCTCCCGGTTGATGTGCAGCACCAGCGCCGCCATCGGGTGCTCGTCGTACGGCTCCTCGGCCTTGCCGCACGGGCGGGCCAGGCCGTCCTCGCCGAGGGACTCGACCCCGGCCAGCCAGGTGGCGTACTCCGTGTCGAGCTGGGCCAGCGCCTCGGCCGCCGTTCCGGCGTAGGCGAAGGAGTGGTAGTCGGTGGGCTCGCGGCCGAAGTGCGAGGCGTTGCGCATGGCCAGCACGCCGACGATGACGTGGCCGAGCCGCCAGGCGATCGTCGTGAACGGCTCCGGGTCGGGCGGGGGGAAGGCGAAGTCGATGGTCATCGCGCCGGAGCCGCCCTGCACCGGGGCGGTCCCGGTGCCGCGCGGCCGCACGTTCCAGGAGCCGGGCGCGGGCTCCCAGAAGTACTCGTCGTCGGTGAGCCCGTCCAGCCGCGTGCGCAACTGGTGGGTCCAGTGCCAGTCGATCTGGTCGCGGAGCAGTGAGTTCCAGGTCATGGCCACAGCCTGCCCGCAATAACGGACAGGATCGGTCCGTGTTCTGTGGAACGATGAGCCGCATGGGCGCCGAGGGGACGACCGAGCGGGTGTTGCGCCTGCTCTCACTGCTGCAGCGCAGGCTGTCGTGGACCGCCACCGAGCTGGCCGACGAGCTGGGGGTCACCGACCGCTCGGTGCGCCGCGACGTGGAGCGGCTGCGGGCGCTCGGCTACCCCGTGCACGCGACGGCGGGCGTCGGGGGCGGCTACCAGCTCGGCGCGGGCACCCGGCTGCCGCCGCTGCTCCTCGACGACGAGGAGGCGATCGCGACGGCGGTGTCCCTGCGGCTGGCCTCGGGCGGCACGGTGGCCGGGGCTGGCGAGGCCGCGCTGCGCGCGCTCGCCAAGCTCGACCAGGTGATGCCGCCCCGGCTGCGGGCCGAGGTGCGGGCGGTGCACGGCGCCACCGACACCCTGCTCGGCCCCGGCGTCGAGATCGACGCCGAGCTGCTGGTGACGCTCGCGCGGGCCTGCCGCGACGCCGTGCGGGTGCGGTTCCTGTACGTCGCGGCGCGTGGCGGCGTGGAGCGCGAGCGTACGGTGGAGCCGGTGCGGATGGTCGCCACCAGCCGCCGGTGGTACCTGATGGCCTACGACGTGAATCGCGACGACTGGCGTACCTTCCGGCTCGATCGCATGCGCGACGTGACCGCCACGACCTGGCGCTTCCAGCCGAGGCAGCACCCCGACCCGGTGGCCTTCGTGCAGCGGGGCGTGACCGAGGCGCCGTACCGGCACCTGGCCCGGGTGCGGCTGCGCGCGCGGCCCGAGCAGGTGCGGGAGCTGGTGCCGCCGCAGGTGGGGCGGGTGGAGGAGGATCGCGACGGGTGGTGCGTGCTGGTCTCCGGCGGCGACAACCTGGACGCGATCGCCGTGCACGTGGCCTGGCTGGGGTTCGAGGCCGAGATCCTGGAGCCGCCGGAGCTGCGGGAGAGCGCCGCCCGGCTCGCCCGCCGCCTCGCCGCGATGGCCGCCCCGGTCCCGCCGTGCGCGTCCGGAGCGCCCGGCGACGGCTGACCAGCGGGAAGATCCGCGCCTCGCATGCGGCCCGCGAACGCGGGTACTGGCGGCCCACCGGGAGTGAAGGATGGGTGGCATGGGCTTATGGACGGGGCTGCGGGGCCGGTTCGGGCGGCGCGGGCGCAGGCTGCGGGCCACGGCCAGGCAGCGCTTCGGCTGGCAGGCGCTGCGGCCGGGCCAGCAGGAGGCGATGGAGCACCTGCTCGCCGGCCGCGACGTGCTGCTCGTCATGCCGACGGGCGGCGGCAAGTCGGCGGTCTACCAGTTGCCCGCGCTGCTGCTCGACGGGCCCGCGATCGTCGTCTCGCCGCTGATCGCGCTCCAGCGTGACCAGGTGAGCGGCCTGGCCGAGGCGGACGCGGGCGGCGCCGTGGCGGTGAACTCCACCGCCTCCGTGGAGGCGGGGCTGGAGAAGGTCACGGCGGGGGACGCGGCGTTCGTGTTCCTGTCGCCGGAGCAGCTCGCCAAGGCCGAGGTGGTCGAACGGCTCGCGCGGGCACGGCCGTCGCTGATCGCGATCGACGAGGCGCACTGCGTCTCGTCGTGGGGGCACGACTTCCGCCCCGACTACCTGCGGCTGGGCCAGGTCATCGAGCGTCTGGGGCATCCGCCGGTGGTGGCCATGACCGCCACCGCCGCGCCGAACGTCCGCGAGGAGATCGTCCGCTCGCTCGGGCTGACCAGGCCGGCCGAGATCGTCAGGGGCTTCGACCGCCCCAACCTCTTCCTGGAGGTCCGCCGCTTCGCCCGCGCGGAGGACAAGAGCCGGGCCCTGGTCGAGGACGCCGCCTCCCGCGACGGGCTCGGCCTCGTCTACGTCGCCACCCGCAAGGAGAGCGAGGAGTACGCCGCGGCGCTGGCCGGCAGGGGACGCCGGGCCGAGGCGTACCACGGGGGCATGCGCGCCGCCGAGCGCACCCGCGTGCACGACCTGTTCACCCGGGGGGAGGTGGACACGGTCGTGGCGACGTCGGCGTTCGGCATGGGCATCGACCGGCCGGACGTGCGTCACGTGCTGCACGCCGCGCCGCCGGAGTCACCCGACGCGTACTACCAGGAGATCGGCAGGGCGGGCCGGGACGGCGGGCCGGCCGCGGCCGTGCTGTTCTACCGGCAGGAGGACCTGGGCCTGCGCCGCTTCTTCACCGCCGGCAGGGCCGACGGCGAGGCGCTGCTGCGCGTGGCGACGCTCGTGCGCGAGCACGGCGGCACGGTGCCCGCCGGCGAGCTGGCCGCGCTGCTCAAGGTGGGCACCACCCAGCTCACCAGGCTGGTCAACCTGCTGGAGCAGGCGGGCGCGCTCACCGTGACCGCCACCGGCGACCTGCGTTACACCGACGCGGGGCTGCCGCCGGAGCGGGCCGCCGCGCGGGCGGCCGAGCTGGACGAGACGCGGCGCCGCGTCGACGACTCGCGCATCGACATGATGCGCGGCTACGCGGAGACCAGGGGCTGCCGCCGCCGGTTCCTGCTCGCCTACTTCGGCGAGCCGTACGCCCCCGTCACCTGCGGCGCGTGCGACACCTGCGAGAGCGGCGACGCGCCCGAGCCGGTGCCCGCGCCCGGGCGGGGCGAGTTCCCCGTGCAGGCGAAGGTGACGCACAAGCTGTGGGGGCCTGGGACGGTCATGAGCCGGGAGCACGACAGGATCACCGTGCTGTTCGACTCGGTGGGCTACAAGACGCTCTCGCTGGCCGTGGTGGCGGACGTGCTGCGCCGCGCGTAGC
The nucleotide sequence above comes from Nonomuraea gerenzanensis. Encoded proteins:
- a CDS encoding helix-turn-helix transcriptional regulator — encoded protein: MSRMGAEGTTERVLRLLSLLQRRLSWTATELADELGVTDRSVRRDVERLRALGYPVHATAGVGGGYQLGAGTRLPPLLLDDEEAIATAVSLRLASGGTVAGAGEAALRALAKLDQVMPPRLRAEVRAVHGATDTLLGPGVEIDAELLVTLARACRDAVRVRFLYVAARGGVERERTVEPVRMVATSRRWYLMAYDVNRDDWRTFRLDRMRDVTATTWRFQPRQHPDPVAFVQRGVTEAPYRHLARVRLRARPEQVRELVPPQVGRVEEDRDGWCVLVSGGDNLDAIAVHVAWLGFEAEILEPPELRESAARLARRLAAMAAPVPPCASGAPGDG
- a CDS encoding RecQ family ATP-dependent DNA helicase — translated: MGLWTGLRGRFGRRGRRLRATARQRFGWQALRPGQQEAMEHLLAGRDVLLVMPTGGGKSAVYQLPALLLDGPAIVVSPLIALQRDQVSGLAEADAGGAVAVNSTASVEAGLEKVTAGDAAFVFLSPEQLAKAEVVERLARARPSLIAIDEAHCVSSWGHDFRPDYLRLGQVIERLGHPPVVAMTATAAPNVREEIVRSLGLTRPAEIVRGFDRPNLFLEVRRFARAEDKSRALVEDAASRDGLGLVYVATRKESEEYAAALAGRGRRAEAYHGGMRAAERTRVHDLFTRGEVDTVVATSAFGMGIDRPDVRHVLHAAPPESPDAYYQEIGRAGRDGGPAAAVLFYRQEDLGLRRFFTAGRADGEALLRVATLVREHGGTVPAGELAALLKVGTTQLTRLVNLLEQAGALTVTATGDLRYTDAGLPPERAAARAAELDETRRRVDDSRIDMMRGYAETRGCRRRFLLAYFGEPYAPVTCGACDTCESGDAPEPVPAPGRGEFPVQAKVTHKLWGPGTVMSREHDRITVLFDSVGYKTLSLAVVADVLRRA
- the aceE gene encoding pyruvate dehydrogenase (acetyl-transferring), homodimeric type, producing the protein MEKDLDPQETAEWLESLEAVRRAAGPERADFLLSRLAMSSRPINTIPTAEEPAYPGDLALEERISAYDRWNAAVMITRASKDGLGGHLATYASAAWLYEVGFNHFFDGEHDQIYFQGHASPGIYARAFLEGRLTEAQLDLFRREPEGGLPSYPHPRSMPGFWQFPTVSMGLGPLNAIYQARFNRYLHDRGIKDTSRSHVWAFLGDGEMDEPESTAALTLAAREGLDNLTFVINCNLQRLDGPVRGNTSVVQELEGVFRGAGWHVVKALWGHEWDGLLGSDELVARLAQVPDGQFQTFAASTGGYIRERLFQGLDVPHSDEELRRIVGGSRAGHEPRKVYAAYHRALGNRGAPTVVLVQTVKGWMLGSGIEARNANHQMKKLTQDEFRVLRDRLGLPVTDEALAGELPPYAHPGPDSPEARYAAERRRALGGAVPRRTVAAKPLPEPGERAFRALEKGSTQPVATTMALVRLVKDLMKEPETGRRWVPIVPDEARTFGMESLFPTAKIYSPLGQRYESVDRELLLAYKEATDGQLLIEGITEAGSMASFAAAASSYATHGEPMIPLYIFYAMFGFQRTGDQMWALADQLGRGFLVGATAGRTTMTGEGLQHADGHSQLLASANPACVAYDPAFAYEVGTIVRDGLRRMYGTTPEDVFYYLTVYNEPLPQPAMPEGVEEGILRGIYRYQEGGGQAHLLASGTAIHWALEAQRLLQEDYGLGVDVWSVTSWSELRRDAMTSSGVPYLRQALAGARGPVIAVSDWMRAVPDQIRPWIDQPWTSLGTDGFGLSGTRESVRRHFGVDPRSIADAVFKAVEEQARH
- a CDS encoding VOC family protein, coding for MAREIQITFDCGDPAKLAAFWAEALHYRLDGPPPGFESWEQALDAWGVPPERRNDASAVVDPDGSGPRLFFQRVPEGKQAKNRLHLDLRAAPGLSDEARMAALESEADRLVAHGATRLHRQDPAPPLHFGHLIMADPEGNEFCLD
- a CDS encoding DinB family protein yields the protein MTWNSLLRDQIDWHWTHQLRTRLDGLTDDEYFWEPAPGSWNVRPRGTGTAPVQGGSGAMTIDFAFPPPDPEPFTTIAWRLGHVIVGVLAMRNASHFGREPTDYHSFAYAGTAAEALAQLDTEYATWLAGVESLGEDGLARPCGKAEEPYDEHPMAALVLHINRELIHHLSEVCLLRDLYLHTRREAS